Proteins from one Stenotrophomonas aracearum genomic window:
- a CDS encoding AIM24 family protein has protein sequence MAVRTLSEFLSSTREKDLSADAFELESPHLLEVRVNGLVWAKAGSMVARKGAVKFTRQGILEQGLGTLLKKMVSGEGLQLMKIEGQGRAYLADAGKQVTLLRLAGESIFVNGNDVLAFETGIESKITMMRRVAGMLSGGLFNMRLSGHGIVAITSHYEPLTLPVSAQGGPVFTDPNATVAWSGTLTPEIVTDMSLGTLVGRGSGETLQLKFAGEGWVVVQPYEEVTFQAKG, from the coding sequence ATGGCAGTGAGAACCCTCAGCGAATTCCTTTCCAGCACGCGCGAAAAAGACCTCAGCGCCGACGCCTTCGAACTCGAAAGCCCGCACCTGCTCGAAGTCCGCGTCAACGGCCTGGTCTGGGCCAAGGCCGGCTCCATGGTCGCGCGCAAGGGCGCGGTGAAGTTCACCCGCCAGGGCATCCTCGAACAGGGCTTGGGCACCCTGCTGAAGAAAATGGTCAGCGGCGAAGGCCTGCAGCTGATGAAGATCGAAGGGCAGGGGCGTGCCTACCTGGCCGACGCCGGCAAGCAGGTCACCCTGCTGCGCCTGGCGGGCGAGTCGATCTTCGTCAACGGCAACGACGTGCTCGCCTTCGAGACCGGCATCGAGTCCAAGATCACCATGATGCGCCGCGTCGCCGGCATGCTCTCCGGCGGGCTGTTCAACATGCGCCTGAGCGGCCACGGCATCGTCGCCATCACCTCCCACTACGAGCCGCTGACCCTGCCGGTCAGTGCCCAGGGCGGCCCGGTATTCACTGATCCGAATGCAACCGTGGCCTGGTCCGGCACCCTCACTCCGGAAATTGTCACCGACATGTCTTTGGGTACCTTGGTCGGCCGGGGCTCGGGCGAAACCCTGCAATTGAAATTTGCGGGCGAAGGTTGGGTAGTAGTGCAGCCGTATGAAGAAGTGACATTCCAGGCCAAGGGTTAA
- the tsf gene encoding translation elongation factor Ts, protein MEITASLVKELRERTGAGMMECKRALTEANGDIDAAAEAMRKSGAAKADKKADRVAAEGRLGLAQKDGKAVLVEVNSETDFVANDSNFKSFVDAVANAALESGAADVEALKAAALPTGQTVEEARAIAVQTLGENIQIRRMVQVDTTGNIGAYVHTNGKVGVLVDLTGGTPELARGLAMHVAAMKPPHNKAGDVPAEFVEKEKEIELAKMSEKDKSKPADILEKIISGKLNKIVSDVTLYGQSYVLDGDKTVEQVVTAAKADVVGFKLLIVGEGIEKVVEDYAAEVMKQAGLA, encoded by the coding sequence GTGGAAATCACTGCTTCCCTGGTCAAGGAACTGCGCGAGCGCACTGGCGCCGGCATGATGGAGTGCAAGCGCGCTCTTACCGAAGCCAACGGCGACATCGACGCCGCTGCCGAGGCGATGCGCAAGTCCGGCGCTGCCAAGGCCGACAAGAAGGCTGACCGCGTAGCCGCTGAAGGCCGCCTGGGCCTGGCCCAGAAGGACGGCAAGGCCGTGCTGGTTGAAGTCAACTCGGAAACCGACTTCGTCGCCAACGACTCGAACTTCAAGTCGTTCGTGGACGCGGTGGCCAACGCCGCGCTGGAATCGGGCGCTGCCGACGTGGAGGCCCTGAAGGCCGCTGCGCTGCCGACCGGCCAGACCGTTGAAGAAGCCCGCGCCATCGCGGTGCAGACGCTGGGTGAAAACATCCAGATCCGTCGCATGGTGCAGGTCGACACCACCGGCAACATCGGTGCGTACGTGCACACCAACGGCAAGGTCGGCGTGCTGGTGGACCTGACCGGCGGTACGCCGGAACTGGCCCGTGGCCTGGCGATGCACGTTGCTGCGATGAAGCCGCCGCACAACAAGGCGGGCGACGTGCCGGCCGAGTTCGTGGAAAAGGAAAAGGAAATCGAACTGGCGAAGATGTCCGAGAAGGACAAGTCGAAGCCGGCCGACATCCTGGAAAAGATCATCAGCGGCAAGCTGAACAAGATCGTCAGCGACGTGACCCTGTACGGCCAGAGCTATGTTCTGGACGGCGACAAGACCGTCGAGCAGGTCGTCACTGCGGCCAAGGCCGACGTGGTCGGCTTCAAGCTGCTGATCGTGGGCGAAGGCATCGAGAAGGTGGTGGAAGACTACGCCGCCGAAGTGATGAAGCAGGCTGGTCTGGCCTGA
- the rpsB gene encoding 30S ribosomal protein S2 → MPQVTMRQMLEAGVHFGHQTRYWNPKMGQYIFGARGKIHIINLEKTVPLFNDAMNFISSIAQKRGTILFLGTKRSARESIREEAERCGMPFMNQRWLGGTLTNFRTVKQSVARLKELEAGETDGTFDKLVKHEVLGLRRERDKLEASLGGIKDMNRLPDAIFVIDIGHEDIAIKEAKKLGIPVIAVVDTNYNPELVDYAIPGNDDAIRAVQLYARAAADAVLEGKAAAPHAATVREEDFADAAAGEEAKPARRAPAKKAAADKGEAQA, encoded by the coding sequence ATGCCCCAGGTCACCATGCGTCAGATGCTGGAAGCCGGCGTCCACTTCGGCCACCAGACCCGTTACTGGAACCCCAAGATGGGCCAGTACATCTTCGGCGCCCGCGGCAAGATCCACATCATCAACCTGGAAAAGACCGTTCCGCTCTTCAATGACGCGATGAACTTCATTTCCAGCATCGCGCAGAAGCGCGGCACCATCCTGTTCCTGGGCACCAAGCGCAGCGCGCGCGAGTCGATCCGCGAAGAAGCCGAGCGTTGCGGCATGCCGTTCATGAACCAGCGTTGGCTGGGCGGCACCCTGACCAACTTCCGTACCGTGAAGCAGTCGGTTGCCCGCCTGAAGGAACTGGAAGCCGGCGAAACCGACGGCACCTTCGATAAGCTGGTCAAGCACGAAGTGCTGGGCCTGCGTCGTGAGCGCGACAAGCTCGAAGCTTCGCTGGGCGGCATCAAGGACATGAACCGCCTGCCGGACGCGATCTTCGTGATCGACATCGGCCACGAAGACATCGCCATCAAGGAAGCCAAGAAGCTCGGCATTCCGGTGATCGCGGTGGTCGACACCAACTACAACCCGGAACTGGTCGATTACGCGATCCCGGGCAACGACGACGCCATCCGTGCGGTGCAGCTGTACGCCCGCGCTGCTGCCGACGCCGTGCTGGAAGGCAAGGCTGCCGCGCCGCACGCTGCGACCGTCCGTGAAGAAGACTTCGCCGACGCCGCTGCCGGCGAAGAAGCCAAGCCGGCCCGCCGCGCTCCGGCCAAGAAGGCTGCTGCCGACAAGGGCGAAGCCCAGGCCTGA